A part of Ziziphus jujuba cultivar Dongzao chromosome 8, ASM3175591v1 genomic DNA contains:
- the LOC107414869 gene encoding protein EXORDIUM-like 6, with translation MASSLPKRLVILVAITLLLLLSSEMAMAKGKGKGKGKGKGKNSNDVLTYHGGPLLTGTINLSVLYYGQVGHVQKKQIRAFIKSLNSDKGGQQPSVGSWWRMVESYQSMANKGLKNNIPRITVRVARAITDTSYSAGKIMTMDFVKLLVDKATGGKPNTLAVIFTDRQVTVQDMCTGRCAQHGVVGNQPFVLVGNPETECPDACAWPFVKASSGPTGVILQPPSGNLGADAMVLSLAAGLADAVTNPLGDGIYMMGARHEGQVGPVTACRDIFGSGAFPGYTGKVRVDPKTGGAFNFHGVKGNKFLLPAVWNPATRQCWTPL, from the coding sequence ATGGCGTCTTCTCTACCAAAGCGCCTTGTAATACTAGTTGCAATCACATTGCTGCTGCTGCTATCGAGCGAAATGGCAATGGCAAAGGGCAAAGGCAAGGGCAAGGGCAAGGGCAAGGGCAAGAATTCCAACGACGTCCTCACCTACCACGGAGGGCCCCTCCTCACCGGAACCATCAACCTTTCCGTCCTCTACTACGGCCAAGTCGGACACGTCCAGAAGAAGCAGATTCGGGCCTTCATCAAGTCTCTCAACTCCGATAAAGGAGGCCAGCAGCCCAGCGTGGGTTCCTGGTGGAGAATGGTGGAGAGCTACCAGTCCATGGCTAACAAGGGCCTCAAAAACAACATCCCAAGAATCACGGTGCGCGTGGCCAGAGCTATCACCGACACTTCCTACTCCGCAGGCAAAATCATGACCATGGACTTTGTGAAGTTGCTGGTCGACAAGGCCACGGGCGGAAAGCCCAACACGCTGGCGGTCATCTTCACCGACAGGCAGGTGACGGTGCAGGACATGTGCACGGGGAGGTGCGCGCAGCATGGAGTGGTGGGGAACCAGCCGTTCGTGCTGGTGGGGAATCCGGAGACGGAGTGCCCCGACGCTTGCGCGTGGCCGTTCGTGAAAGCCAGCAGCGGGCCCACAGGGGTAATACTGCAGCCACCAAGCGGCAACCTCGGGGCGGACGCCATGGTATTGTCGCTAGCTGCGGGGTTGGCGGATGCGGTGACCAATCCATTGGGCGACGGGATCTACATGATGGGTGCCAGACATGAGGGACAAGTGGGACCCGTCACCGCTTGCAGGGACATCTTCGGAAGCGGCGCCTTCCCCGGCTACACCGGTAAGGTCCGGGTCGACCCCAAAACTGGAGGTGCTTTCAACTTTCATGGCGTCAAGGGCAACAAGTTCTTGCTGCCTGCCGTTTGGAACCCCGCTACTAGGCAATGCTGGACTcctctttga
- the LOC107414870 gene encoding histone acetyltransferase MCC1 codes for MVNSKSLRQPIICFRPIRPSDLEILEQIHSDLFPIRYEAEFFENVVNGREIVSWAAVDRSRPNDENDELIGFVTARIVLAKESEIGDILSYDPLKSDQTLVYILTLGVVEAYRNLGIASSLIREVIKYASGIQTCRAVYLHVISYNNPAIRLYKKMSFKSVRRLQGFYLINGQHYDSYLFVYYVNGGRSPCSPLELITVMLSYMRNGFKSMSARLWRNDGRKLSKWSKCKETHCLISTNQSRRNITAAECTGCECV; via the exons ATGGTGAACTCAAAGTCCTTGAGACAACCAATCATATGCTTCAGGCCTATAAGACCGTCTGACCTTGAGATTTTAGAGCAAATTCACAGTGATTTATTTCCCATTAG GTATGAGGCTGAGTTTTTCGAAAATGTAGTCAATGGGCGTGAGATTGTTTCATGGGCAGCAGTTGATCGCAGCCGGCCAAATGATGAAAATGATGAACTCATTGGATTTGTAACTGCACGAATTGTTCTTGCCAAAGAAAGTGAG ATAGGGGATATTCTCAGTTACGACCCACTGAAATCAGATCAGACCTTAGTCTACATTTTGACGCTGGGGGTGGTAGAAGCATACAGAAATCTTGGCATAG CTTCTTCACTTATCCGTGAGGTCATAAAATATGCGTCGGGTATACAGACATGCAGAGCAGTTTACTTGCATGTTATTTCCTATAACAATCCCGCGATCCGTTTGTACAAGAAAATGTCATTTAAGTCTGTTCGAAGATTGCAAGGATTCTACTTGATCAATGGTCAGCATTATGATTCATACCTGTTTGTCTACTACGTAAATGGGGGACGATCTCCTTGCTCGCCATT AGAGCTCATCACGGTTATGCTGAGTTATATGAGGAATGGATTCAAGTCGATGTCGGCAAGACTATGGAGAAACGATGGTAGGAAGCTCTCAAAATGGTCCAAATGTAAAGAAACCCACTGCCTTATTTCCACAAATCAAAGCAGAAGAAACATTACAGCAGCTGAGTGTACAGGGTGCGAGTGTGTTTGA
- the LOC107414842 gene encoding THO complex subunit 7A, giving the protein MLVKGRKVSGRGEAVAANYAFGAHEDDIIIKHRLLTRTTTTRGEPPLKKLQKKFTSFFLEADKDDSNYADCEKLARAFLQELSTFEIPLLKSKAVVEANVREKENFNELKEEINRQISHAQSDIEDLKKLLQASKIERQHKEECEAIRKLIAMQPPRSETQKLIVELEKEIAALDAENTASSRMLDLRKKQFSLLLHVVDELQNTIEEEQKNMIEEMRLAAEEQKNGMEDASGGSEAMAVD; this is encoded by the exons ATGTTGGTTAAAGGGAGGAAAGTATCAGGCCGTGGTGAAGCGGTGGCTGCCAACTACGCTTTTGGAGCGCATGAAGATGACATAATCATCAAACACAGGCTTCTGACACGCACCACCACCACAAGGGGTGAGCCACCCTTGAAGAAGCTTCAGAAAAAGTTCACTTCTTTCTTCCTGGAGGCCGACAAGGACGACAGCAACTACGCCGACTGCGAAAAGCTCGCCAGAGCTTTCTTGCAGGAGCTCTCTACATTTGAGATTCCTCTGCTTAAGAGCAAAGCGGTTGTTGAGGCCAATGTCAGAGAGAAGGAAAACTTCAACGAGTTGAAAGAGGAGATTAACAGGCAGATTTCGCATGCCCAGTCTGACATTGAAGATCTTAAGAAACTACTCCAAGCGAGCAAGATTGAGAGGCAGCACAAGGAGGAGTGCGAGGCTATCAGGAAATTGATTGCCATGCAGCCTCCTAGATCTGAGACGCAGAAGCTTATAGTGGAACTGGAGAAAGAGATTGCTGCTCTCGATGCTGAAAACACCGCCAGTTCTAGGATGCTCGACCTTCGCAAGAAGCAGTTTTCTCTTCTACTCCATGTG GTGGATGAGTTGCAAAATACCATAGAGGAAGAGCAGAAAAATATGATAGAGGAGATGAGGCTTGCAGCTGAAGAGCAGAAGAACGGAATGGAGGATGCAAGTGGGGGTTCAGAGGCTATGGCTGTTGATTAG
- the LOC107414845 gene encoding norbelladine synthase, protein MVSGQVSHELEVKVPAGQVWELYGSLRLAYLVQQQLSNLIEKVDVIHGDGGVGTVLQLTFVPGFPSGRVCKEKFTKVDDEKRVKESEVIEGGFLDLGFTLYRVRFEIIEKEDDKESSSIIKSTIEYDVKEEAAANASFVSIKHFADIAETAKNSFTTTTTT, encoded by the exons ATGGTAAGTGGGCAGGTTTCGCATGAGTTAGAAGTAAAGgtgccggccggccaagtttggGAGCTCTACGGCAGCCTCCGACTGGCATACCTCGTTCAGCAACAACTCTCTAATCTCATCGAGAAAGTCGATGTTATTCATGGTGATGGAGGCGTTGGGACTGTTCTCCAGCTTACTTTTGTCCCTG GCTTTCCGTCCGGGCGGGTTTGCAAAGAGAAGTTCACAAAGGTTGATGATGAGAAAAGAGTGAAAGAATCAGAAGTTATTGAAGGCGGATTTCTGGACTTGGGATTTACTCTCTACCGAGTTCGATTCGAAATAATAGAGAAAGAAGATGATAAGGAATCCTCTTCCATAATCAAGTCCACCATCGAGTATGATGTCAAGGAAGAGGCTGCTGCAAATGCCTCATTCGTCTCTATCAAGCATTTTGCAGACATTGCAGAAACTGCCAAAAACTCTTTCACCACCACCACAACCACTTAG